The Methanoplanus sp. FWC-SCC4 genome has a window encoding:
- a CDS encoding PAS domain S-box protein produces the protein MKLVEKLRKCPKRTGILTGLLIILVLLPFWFDLGANYQEHLIDLEKKDAGTTLAIHSNYFTYALNERLGLIEALYSFIKTNPSKERLDAEFDPFASGIYNSFNGLRNLAASPGGIRHYVYPLEGNEAIIDYNILNDARPEVIRQNKVLFEGQPTVIRGPVRLIQGGEGVIIIKPIFLNGTYENGDFWGFVEIVINMPSMYELSGIPGDTKYDYAIKNDDYGVFYGSEDVYLDEPVVQMMQIGYEQWEIAMIPKGGWVSLVKDRVNWFMGIYLLIITLSGVFGGYVIYTQLGLDAAVDERTSELKKAREDLLFKESAIASSVSPVFLSDKNGKIFYMNNSARKLWGFKERDIANLCISDIFSISDDTKCLPDRVSENKSWTGELEGIRAEGELFPVYGSISPVLDSSGEVAGLHGSFLDISRRKAFEEALRENEYKFREIFNNVNDLIFLNRLNDENIKNPGFVEVNDIACRKLGYSRQEFLSMKLADVVPEKPGSSVPLVIERLIIKREDYFEGWLAGKEGIFMPVYVSARIIRLGNDDYLLSFMRDMTEEKASMKREFEAIRQIEENLVKMAALNDEIRNPLAVIVGYTDLEQGPYTDKIFEQADVIDKLINRLDQAWVESEKIREFMRKYYRIEDEKRNMDKK, from the coding sequence ATGAAACTGGTTGAAAAACTGAGAAAATGCCCGAAGAGAACCGGCATACTGACCGGACTTTTGATAATATTAGTTCTGCTGCCCTTCTGGTTTGATCTTGGTGCAAATTATCAGGAGCATCTTATTGATCTCGAAAAAAAAGATGCAGGAACTACTCTGGCAATTCACAGCAACTATTTCACTTATGCCTTAAATGAGCGCCTTGGCCTTATAGAAGCCCTTTATTCCTTTATAAAAACCAATCCCTCAAAAGAAAGACTGGATGCCGAGTTTGATCCGTTTGCATCCGGTATTTATAACAGTTTTAACGGTCTTCGAAACCTTGCGGCAAGTCCGGGGGGTATCAGGCATTATGTATATCCTCTTGAGGGGAATGAAGCGATAATAGACTATAATATTTTAAACGACGCACGTCCTGAAGTTATACGGCAGAATAAGGTATTGTTTGAAGGTCAGCCCACGGTTATACGCGGTCCGGTCCGGTTGATACAGGGTGGAGAGGGCGTTATCATAATAAAACCCATATTCCTCAACGGAACATATGAGAACGGAGATTTCTGGGGCTTTGTGGAAATCGTAATTAATATGCCTTCTATGTATGAGCTGAGCGGTATTCCGGGAGATACAAAATATGATTATGCAATAAAAAATGATGATTACGGTGTCTTTTATGGCAGTGAGGATGTATATCTGGATGAACCGGTTGTTCAGATGATGCAAATCGGATATGAACAGTGGGAGATTGCAATGATCCCAAAAGGCGGCTGGGTATCCCTTGTAAAGGACAGGGTGAACTGGTTTATGGGCATATACCTTCTTATAATCACTCTTTCCGGTGTCTTTGGTGGTTATGTAATATACACCCAGCTCGGGCTTGATGCTGCTGTTGACGAGAGGACATCGGAGTTGAAAAAAGCAAGGGAGGATCTGCTGTTTAAGGAGTCTGCCATTGCTTCATCGGTAAGTCCTGTTTTTCTCTCAGACAAAAACGGTAAAATATTCTATATGAATAATTCTGCAAGGAAGCTTTGGGGTTTTAAAGAGAGGGATATTGCCAATCTCTGCATTTCGGATATTTTTAGCATTTCTGATGATACCAAATGCCTGCCGGACCGGGTTTCTGAGAATAAAAGCTGGACAGGTGAGCTCGAGGGAATAAGGGCAGAGGGGGAACTGTTTCCTGTTTATGGTTCGATTTCGCCTGTTCTTGATTCATCAGGCGAGGTTGCGGGTCTGCACGGCTCATTCCTTGATATATCCAGGAGAAAGGCATTTGAAGAGGCCTTGCGTGAGAATGAATATAAATTTCGTGAAATCTTCAACAACGTAAATGATCTTATCTTCTTAAACAGGCTGAACGATGAAAATATCAAAAATCCGGGTTTTGTTGAGGTGAATGATATTGCCTGCCGGAAATTGGGATACAGCCGTCAGGAATTTCTGTCTATGAAACTTGCCGATGTTGTGCCTGAAAAACCCGGGTCGTCAGTTCCCCTGGTGATTGAAAGGCTGATTATTAAGCGTGAGGATTATTTTGAAGGGTGGCTGGCCGGGAAGGAAGGCATATTTATGCCCGTTTATGTTAGTGCCAGGATTATACGACTTGGAAATGATGATTACCTTCTCTCCTTCATGCGTGATATGACAGAAGAGAAAGCCTCAATGAAACGCGAGTTTGAGGCAATACGGCAGATTGAAGAGAATCTTGTTAAGATGGCGGCATTAAACGATGAGATCAGAAATCCGCTTGCGGTTATTGTCGGCTACACTGATCTCGAACAGGGTCCTTATACCGACAAAATCTTTGAACAGGCTGATGTAATTGACAAACTGATAAACAGGCTTGATCAGGCCTGGGTTGAGTCTGAGAAGATCAGGGAATTTATGAGGAAGTACTATAGAATTGAGGATGAGAAGAGGAACATGGATAAGAAGTAA
- a CDS encoding DUF7504 family protein, translating into MDFSIPANGDSLIILYLSDPREVRASNTKIIQKAEEAGYNIIVLTTNFPATVLEKIYNKNGIDHDNIYFIDSITRYSIGGNPGKDEHHVYTASPSDLTGLSIALSECINQVKGDKTFILLDSISTMLIYLPSDKISKFVHQTVSRLRQTEDSGAILAVDGGLDPMLFAQMSSFVDEVVGPE; encoded by the coding sequence ATGGATTTCTCGATTCCTGCTAACGGCGATTCGCTCATAATTCTGTATTTGTCAGATCCACGTGAGGTCAGGGCGAGCAACACAAAAATCATTCAAAAGGCAGAAGAGGCAGGCTATAATATAATCGTGTTAACCACCAATTTCCCGGCAACAGTGCTTGAAAAGATATACAACAAAAACGGAATAGACCATGACAATATTTATTTCATCGACTCCATCACAAGATATTCTATCGGGGGAAATCCGGGAAAGGATGAACATCATGTATACACTGCAAGCCCTTCCGATCTGACCGGACTCTCAATTGCACTATCGGAATGCATTAATCAGGTAAAAGGTGATAAGACTTTCATACTTTTGGATTCGATAAGCACGATGCTGATTTATCTGCCGTCTGACAAGATTTCAAAGTTTGTTCACCAGACCGTGAGCAGACTCCGTCAGACTGAAGACAGCGGTGCTATTCTTGCAGTTGACGGTGGTCTTGATCCAATGCTTTTTGCCCAGATGAGTTCTTTTGTAGACGAAGTTGTCGGACCGGAATAA
- a CDS encoding DUF2254 family protein, translating to MTCSLKYAVLFVFVGALVFLIFGVTGFSQTNIDNARYMLSALVQGQAAIISIVITLTLVAVQLSAGSYSPRVIDIMKKNPDMWILLFIYAVLICYGLFILKSLEISFYEISVGTGVFSYGTVNSSPAFLGLSFEELVYFAYVSGVFSVFALIPYMLSTISLLKPETIIEKLADEINESNILNENKSPFQPVFDIIHSAIAKYDITTTRAGLNAVEKRVEAIMNQAGENRSNEISKIFCSYLERCAVAAINNDDEEIVGFLAHTAGNFGVFAAERGFEDAISNLSDVLQNIGVKSADKGLKDATLKVITTIRIVGLESAKKEFKNSTAELLLALENISESTYLCLAEVTNRIILSIGKIGMLSIAKTLTLAASEVVFALENIAIKSIENENEDATSNAIYILKIIGEISAKEGLEDETSDVINALRNIGESSGKMGFELGTTNAVLSILEIYEKTTNEKDLSKVPTLVSNAFAYIHEMTTGLKLEKTELIVKYVIANVSHKTAQKELEYTTSKAVNALLKISITSRKISENIYNYYIFAEFLAKMRASTGEIVQDAIDKYESEISENEKKSFSLFILIYENEYEMLTKYNL from the coding sequence ATGACCTGTTCATTGAAATATGCAGTTCTTTTTGTATTTGTCGGCGCTCTGGTTTTTCTTATCTTCGGAGTCACTGGTTTTTCACAAACAAATATCGATAACGCAAGATACATGTTAAGTGCTCTCGTTCAGGGGCAGGCAGCGATAATATCCATAGTAATTACCCTGACACTTGTTGCAGTCCAACTGAGTGCAGGTTCATATTCACCGCGTGTGATTGACATAATGAAAAAGAATCCTGATATGTGGATTCTTCTTTTCATTTACGCTGTTCTCATATGTTACGGGCTTTTCATCCTCAAGTCACTGGAAATATCGTTTTATGAGATTTCTGTCGGAACTGGGGTCTTTTCATATGGAACTGTAAACAGCAGTCCTGCTTTTTTAGGCCTCTCTTTTGAGGAACTTGTATATTTTGCATATGTTTCAGGGGTTTTTTCAGTATTCGCATTGATTCCCTATATGTTAAGCACCATTTCACTTCTGAAACCTGAAACAATAATTGAGAAACTTGCAGATGAGATAAATGAATCTAATATCCTAAATGAGAACAAAAGCCCTTTTCAACCGGTTTTTGATATAATTCATTCCGCAATCGCAAAATATGATATTACCACTACAAGAGCCGGACTTAATGCAGTGGAAAAACGCGTTGAGGCTATAATGAATCAGGCCGGTGAAAACAGGAGTAATGAAATATCTAAAATATTCTGCTCTTATCTTGAGAGGTGTGCTGTTGCCGCCATCAATAATGATGATGAGGAAATTGTAGGTTTTCTCGCACATACGGCAGGAAATTTTGGAGTTTTTGCAGCTGAGAGGGGATTTGAAGACGCGATATCGAACTTATCAGATGTACTTCAAAATATTGGTGTGAAATCCGCAGATAAGGGTCTTAAAGATGCAACATTAAAAGTAATAACTACAATCCGCATTGTTGGACTGGAATCTGCAAAAAAAGAGTTTAAAAACTCAACGGCAGAGTTATTACTTGCTCTTGAAAATATCAGCGAATCCACATACTTATGTCTTGCAGAGGTAACAAACAGAATAATACTTTCAATTGGAAAGATTGGAATGTTATCGATAGCGAAGACCCTCACATTAGCAGCATCAGAAGTAGTATTTGCACTTGAAAATATCGCAATCAAATCTATAGAAAATGAAAATGAAGATGCAACATCAAATGCAATATATATTCTCAAAATAATTGGGGAGATATCTGCCAAAGAAGGACTTGAAGATGAAACATCAGATGTAATAAATGCGCTTCGAAATATTGGCGAATCATCTGGAAAGATGGGTTTTGAATTAGGGACAACAAATGCAGTATTATCAATTCTGGAGATCTATGAAAAAACAACCAATGAAAAGGATCTTTCCAAGGTACCCACATTAGTATCAAATGCATTCGCATATATTCATGAAATGACTACTGGTTTGAAACTTGAGAAAACAGAATTAATTGTAAAATATGTAATTGCAAATGTGTCTCATAAAACTGCTCAAAAAGAGCTTGAATATACAACATCAAAAGCTGTAAATGCTTTATTGAAAATAAGTATTACGTCCAGAAAAATTTCTGAAAACATATATAATTACTATATTTTTGCAGAATTTCTGGCAAAGATGAGAGCCAGTACAGGAGAAATTGTTCAAGATGCAATTGACAAATACGAATCAGAAATTTCTGAAAATGAGAAAAAATCATTCAGTCTATTCATTTTAATATATGAAAACGAATATGAGATGTTGACTAAATATAATTTATGA
- a CDS encoding PAS domain-containing protein: MSGISAGVSDVLKKPVIPIYFPDWNGEIMTLSKSIEELREWAKNQRQSPDTIWQMTYNAIEDPVFLLTHEGEILLANEASAKLLGMSVEEILDSHHCYEIVHKTTAFIEGCPFVKAMDSKKRESYKLKMDEKWYLVAVDPINDENGNVIGAIHIITDIDDLIKTTARKAHLGEIIENTLDAIFSATGNGKIDFWNKSAAALFGYTEEEILGEDIGILMPENRKDEYKKVFEEIVSGIALERYETIILKKDGTKMEVLMNAQPVYDERKIIKGASFMLHDLTPQRKTERELLAYVTESALRLKKPVEIIKNNLDDISRLLEKGDIGIEETKLLLSVQASNAEKVIENLKDLNTAVVEKQKGIPNIYMEFLSK; this comes from the coding sequence TTGAGTGGGATATCAGCAGGAGTCAGCGATGTCCTCAAAAAACCAGTAATCCCGATATATTTTCCTGACTGGAATGGTGAAATAATGACTTTATCAAAAAGTATTGAAGAACTAAGGGAGTGGGCAAAAAATCAGAGGCAAAGCCCCGACACAATATGGCAGATGACCTACAATGCAATTGAAGACCCGGTATTTCTTTTGACACATGAAGGTGAAATACTGCTTGCAAATGAAGCTTCGGCAAAACTTCTCGGCATGTCTGTTGAAGAGATACTTGACAGTCATCACTGTTATGAGATTGTTCACAAAACAACCGCTTTCATTGAAGGGTGTCCATTTGTAAAAGCGATGGACTCCAAAAAGAGAGAGAGCTACAAGCTTAAAATGGATGAAAAATGGTACCTTGTAGCTGTTGATCCAATAAATGATGAAAACGGGAATGTTATCGGTGCAATCCACATTATTACCGATATTGATGATTTAATCAAAACAACTGCCAGAAAAGCCCATTTGGGAGAGATCATTGAAAACACCCTTGATGCCATATTTAGTGCAACAGGGAATGGAAAAATCGATTTCTGGAATAAGAGTGCAGCGGCTCTTTTTGGATATACGGAAGAAGAGATTTTAGGAGAGGATATCGGTATTCTGATGCCTGAAAACAGGAAAGATGAATACAAAAAAGTTTTTGAGGAAATCGTCTCCGGCATCGCTCTTGAAAGATATGAAACAATAATTCTCAAAAAAGACGGAACAAAGATGGAGGTTTTGATGAATGCACAGCCGGTATATGACGAGAGAAAGATAATAAAAGGTGCCTCCTTCATGCTTCACGATCTAACCCCGCAAAGAAAAACGGAAAGAGAGCTTTTAGCATATGTAACGGAGAGTGCACTGAGGCTTAAAAAACCGGTTGAAATAATCAAAAACAATCTTGATGATATTAGCAGACTTTTAGAGAAGGGCGATATCGGCATTGAAGAGACAAAGTTGCTCCTTTCAGTTCAGGCATCAAACGCTGAGAAGGTTATTGAAAATTTAAAAGACCTGAATACGGCGGTTGTTGAAAAACAAAAGGGAATTCCGAATATATATATGGAATTTTTATCAAAGTGA
- the wrbA gene encoding NAD(P)H:quinone oxidoreductase, with protein MGPKIFVVYYSMTGHMHKLAEAVCEGIRDAGCTPRMYRVPETLPEEVLVMTGAKAFQEDFLKIPEIKRDELSRADAVIFGTPTRFGNMCGQMRQFLDSTGGLWKTGGLTGKVGSVFTSSATQHGGQESTILTTQITLQHHGMIIAGLPYLFEGQSKMDEITGCSPYGASTITGSAGERMPSENELSGARTQGRYVAEIAKALAPKRDEILKIFSSC; from the coding sequence TTGGGTCCTAAAATTTTTGTTGTGTACTATTCGATGACAGGGCATATGCACAAACTTGCCGAGGCTGTTTGTGAGGGTATACGGGATGCCGGGTGCACTCCGCGGATGTACAGGGTGCCGGAGACTCTGCCGGAAGAGGTTTTGGTTATGACGGGTGCAAAAGCATTTCAGGAGGATTTTTTAAAAATTCCCGAGATTAAACGGGATGAACTCTCCAGAGCAGATGCTGTCATATTCGGAACCCCGACACGGTTTGGGAATATGTGCGGGCAGATGAGGCAGTTTCTGGATTCAACAGGCGGTCTGTGGAAGACAGGCGGCCTTACTGGGAAGGTGGGTTCCGTGTTTACCTCTTCTGCCACACAGCACGGCGGACAGGAGTCAACCATATTAACAACGCAGATCACTCTTCAGCACCACGGGATGATTATTGCAGGCCTTCCGTATCTTTTTGAAGGGCAGTCAAAAATGGATGAGATTACAGGGTGTTCACCATACGGTGCATCAACGATTACAGGCAGTGCAGGAGAGAGGATGCCTTCAGAAAACGAGCTTTCAGGTGCACGGACACAAGGTAGATATGTGGCGGAGATTGCAAAGGCACTTGCACCAAAGCGGGATGAGATACTTAAGATTTTTTCGTCCTGTTAG
- a CDS encoding RibD family protein, which yields MIPKVVIHNSLSLDNAFTGFDIDLETHYGKLLEFEPDAVLAGSATARSGIDNYLDEIPVEEESDFIRPVRDPSDRRPVEVIADSRGQLKDLLHLFRRLEYVKDVIILVSKKTPKDYLEYLRERDYPYIVSGSDHVDIKGALERLRQEYEIKMIVSDGGARLNSILIRDKLADEISLLVNPLIAGNRERKFFEGIDSGVNLKLVVVEQVKNGIVHLVYKISY from the coding sequence ATGATTCCAAAAGTGGTGATACACAATTCACTAAGTCTTGACAATGCATTTACCGGCTTTGATATTGATCTTGAGACGCATTATGGTAAGCTTTTGGAATTTGAACCTGATGCCGTTTTAGCCGGTTCTGCCACTGCAAGATCTGGCATTGACAATTATCTGGATGAGATCCCAGTCGAAGAGGAATCAGATTTTATAAGACCTGTAAGAGATCCCTCTGACAGACGTCCGGTGGAAGTAATTGCGGACAGCAGGGGACAATTAAAAGACCTTTTGCACCTTTTCCGAAGGCTTGAATATGTAAAGGATGTAATCATCCTGGTTTCAAAAAAGACTCCGAAGGATTATCTTGAATATCTCCGGGAGAGGGATTATCCGTATATTGTATCCGGCAGCGATCATGTGGACATAAAGGGTGCTCTTGAAAGACTAAGGCAGGAATACGAAATAAAAATGATTGTTTCAGACGGAGGAGCACGTTTAAACAGCATATTAATCAGGGATAAACTTGCTGACGAAATCAGTCTTTTAGTAAACCCGTTGATTGCCGGAAATCGGGAAAGAAAATTTTTTGAGGGGATTGACTCAGGAGTAAATCTAAAACTTGTGGTTGTTGAGCAGGTGAAGAACGGCATCGTTCATCTTGTGTATAAGATATCCTATTGA
- a CDS encoding MFS transporter, with amino-acid sequence MEEKVRSILGLSSAHLVNDIYSPVLPAILPLLIIQNGYSYFLAGLLVTVYNLSSSFTQPVIGWLYDNKNIKIPVTVAILFSAFFMSFVGLVQSNYYMILLFAVGAALGHAFFHPGALGLVSRLAEGKDRGKLTSLFVVGGNLGFAIGPLLAGSAVALFGLKGLVLLFIPGLLTALMLKRILSPVSLPENRNCDEKSKSPDENKKFPYLPVSLLVIASAFRSWVIFASIAYLPTFLHSQGFSLVTANIITSMMLIAGVIGQVVGAGLSDRYGRKEYTLFGLIASIPAFFLFLGTKGLVSVLALFAFGYLLWSTFSVTIAMSHELAPKGTGTVSGLMLGFAVGAGGLGVAITGYIADLTSVIEALSYLIIPIVIAIALFIIVPYPWKIIGKKHKL; translated from the coding sequence ATGGAAGAGAAAGTTAGGTCAATTCTGGGCCTGTCATCCGCACACCTTGTTAATGATATATATTCACCTGTTCTTCCTGCAATTCTTCCGCTTTTAATCATTCAAAACGGATATTCATATTTTCTTGCAGGACTTTTAGTAACCGTTTACAATCTCTCCTCTTCCTTTACGCAGCCTGTTATCGGATGGCTGTATGATAATAAAAACATAAAAATTCCGGTTACAGTGGCAATTCTTTTTTCCGCCTTTTTTATGTCGTTTGTGGGGCTTGTCCAGAGTAATTATTATATGATTCTGCTCTTTGCAGTAGGAGCAGCTCTCGGACATGCATTCTTTCACCCCGGAGCCCTTGGGCTTGTAAGCCGTCTTGCAGAAGGAAAGGACAGAGGAAAACTTACATCGCTTTTTGTTGTAGGCGGAAACCTAGGTTTTGCAATCGGCCCGCTTCTTGCAGGATCTGCTGTTGCCCTTTTCGGACTAAAAGGCCTTGTACTTCTCTTCATCCCGGGATTGCTGACTGCTCTTATGCTTAAGAGGATACTCTCGCCCGTATCTTTGCCGGAAAACCGGAATTGTGATGAAAAAAGCAAAAGCCCGGATGAAAATAAAAAGTTTCCGTATCTGCCTGTATCCCTCCTTGTGATAGCATCGGCATTTCGCTCGTGGGTAATTTTTGCATCGATTGCATACCTTCCGACATTCCTTCACAGCCAGGGATTCTCACTTGTGACTGCAAATATAATCACTTCAATGATGCTCATCGCAGGTGTAATCGGCCAGGTTGTCGGGGCAGGCCTGTCTGACAGGTATGGAAGAAAGGAGTACACGCTTTTTGGACTTATTGCATCAATTCCTGCATTCTTCCTCTTCCTTGGAACAAAAGGTTTAGTGTCGGTTCTTGCACTGTTTGCATTTGGCTATCTGCTCTGGTCGACATTCTCGGTAACGATTGCAATGTCGCACGAACTTGCACCAAAGGGAACCGGAACTGTATCCGGTCTGATGCTCGGATTTGCCGTAGGGGCAGGGGGTCTTGGTGTTGCCATCACAGGATATATTGCAGACCTGACATCAGTTATTGAGGCACTTTCATACCTGATTATCCCGATTGTGATTGCAATCGCACTCTTTATAATCGTCCCGTACCCGTGGAAGATTATCGGAAAAAAGCATAAGTTATAA
- a CDS encoding HEAT repeat domain-containing protein, whose protein sequence is MKISDFHQEIPDDTRSSGFLQVYILAAYFLLVGILAVFAFSPLSGEMGYILARMTPHLMYIPLVLTALWYPKQKIAHVFIFLVIFAFLCTGFILRGWSLDLMFTIFTSFIYMWVYFAILVIPRIRYAGEKRTADKPIKNIDGLLREENQKADLISTAPVSKTVLHQPVLEVSVPGAEKTAEIPPERIIALIESLRVNEKDIIAKTCLSIEAVGIQAEPYLIDGLLSDSLPIRENSAKILGIFQSVDAVGSLIETMNDPSKKVHNACVQALAKIGMPATDSLLDSLFDKRWKIRAGSLAALRIIGYREGINQIAALLADENHYVRKEAAKSLGRIGDRSVSDLLCDVLFDEFRGVRLAAVTALGRIGDDKAVIDLLSLYTNEKDPEVRERVIESLSMIGTPAAYEAIKVAGKDPNAEIRKIVEDYLNE, encoded by the coding sequence ATGAAAATCAGTGACTTTCATCAGGAAATACCTGATGATACGCGTAGTTCGGGTTTTCTGCAGGTCTATATACTCGCTGCATATTTTTTGCTGGTCGGTATCCTTGCGGTTTTTGCCTTTTCCCCTTTAAGCGGTGAAATGGGATACATTCTTGCAAGAATGACTCCGCATCTTATGTACATACCGCTTGTTCTGACCGCTCTTTGGTATCCCAAGCAGAAAATAGCACATGTGTTCATATTCCTGGTAATATTTGCGTTTTTGTGTACAGGTTTTATTTTAAGAGGCTGGAGTCTCGACCTGATGTTCACCATTTTTACTTCCTTTATTTATATGTGGGTTTATTTTGCGATACTGGTAATCCCGCGTATACGTTATGCAGGTGAAAAAAGAACTGCGGATAAACCAATAAAAAATATTGACGGACTTTTAAGGGAAGAAAATCAAAAAGCAGATCTAATAAGCACCGCCCCGGTATCCAAAACTGTTTTACACCAGCCTGTTTTGGAAGTTTCAGTTCCCGGTGCCGAAAAAACGGCTGAAATTCCCCCTGAGAGAATAATTGCATTAATTGAATCTTTACGTGTAAATGAAAAGGATATCATTGCAAAGACATGCCTCTCAATTGAGGCGGTTGGTATCCAGGCCGAACCATATCTAATAGACGGTCTTTTAAGCGATTCACTTCCGATAAGAGAGAATTCAGCAAAAATCCTGGGCATTTTTCAGTCTGTGGATGCTGTCGGCAGCTTAATTGAGACAATGAACGATCCTTCAAAGAAAGTTCACAATGCATGCGTACAGGCACTTGCAAAGATTGGAATGCCGGCAACTGATTCACTTCTGGATTCTCTGTTTGACAAAAGATGGAAGATACGTGCCGGAAGTCTTGCAGCCTTAAGGATAATCGGTTACAGGGAGGGAATCAATCAGATTGCGGCTCTTCTCGCTGATGAAAACCACTATGTCAGAAAGGAGGCTGCCAAATCACTTGGAAGAATAGGGGACAGGAGTGTATCGGATCTCCTCTGCGATGTTCTTTTTGATGAATTCAGGGGGGTCCGGCTTGCGGCTGTGACTGCACTCGGGAGAATCGGAGATGACAAGGCAGTCATTGATCTGTTATCACTTTACACCAATGAAAAAGATCCTGAAGTCAGGGAAAGGGTAATTGAATCCCTCAGCATGATCGGCACTCCTGCTGCATATGAGGCGATAAAGGTTGCAGGAAAAGATCCCAATGCCGAGATTCGGAAAATTGTTGAGGATTACCTGAATGAATAA
- a CDS encoding glycine betaine ABC transporter substrate-binding protein gives MSIKRKKIYLILVVLFFAFVIAAGCTGSGDESAGKINKDSASGEELKKAVLIAIPYDTELSSANVLKIVLREAGYDIEIKTVDVGIAWQGLSSGSGDFYVGAWLPTCHGQYLEKFGDDIVFVRKNLEGTRCGLAVPDYVKVNSIAEMNANKELFDSEIVGIEPGAGIMKGTEDAVESYSLDYNLLTGSEVGMCTALKSAIDSGEPIVVTAWSPHWMFVKWDLKYLDDPENVYGGEEYIASYTRKGLKEDMPDLYSFIERFHWETSDMESIMLDMNEGMSAEDAAQKWVDNNPELVNEWLDKTS, from the coding sequence TTGAGTATTAAAAGAAAAAAAATTTATCTGATTCTGGTTGTTCTGTTTTTTGCTTTTGTTATCGCTGCGGGATGCACAGGTTCCGGGGATGAAAGTGCCGGAAAAATAAACAAGGATTCAGCATCCGGTGAAGAATTAAAAAAGGCTGTTCTGATTGCAATTCCTTATGATACCGAGCTTTCAAGTGCAAATGTTTTAAAAATTGTTCTCAGGGAGGCAGGATATGATATTGAGATAAAAACAGTTGATGTGGGTATTGCATGGCAGGGTCTGTCATCGGGCTCAGGAGACTTTTATGTAGGTGCATGGCTTCCTACCTGTCATGGTCAGTATCTCGAGAAATTCGGGGATGACATTGTTTTTGTCAGAAAAAATCTTGAGGGTACAAGATGTGGCCTGGCAGTTCCGGATTATGTAAAAGTGAACTCTATTGCAGAAATGAATGCAAACAAAGAGCTTTTTGACTCGGAAATTGTTGGTATAGAACCCGGTGCAGGGATCATGAAGGGAACAGAGGATGCGGTTGAGAGCTACAGTCTTGATTACAATCTGCTGACAGGCAGTGAAGTAGGTATGTGCACTGCACTAAAATCCGCCATTGACTCCGGTGAACCGATAGTTGTTACTGCATGGTCTCCTCACTGGATGTTTGTTAAATGGGATTTGAAGTACCTTGATGATCCTGAAAATGTCTATGGCGGTGAGGAATATATCGCTTCATATACCCGTAAAGGATTAAAAGAGGATATGCCTGACCTTTACTCGTTTATTGAAAGATTCCACTGGGAAACATCTGACATGGAGTCTATTATGCTTGACATGAATGAGGGAATGAGTGCTGAGGATGCCGCACAAAAATGGGTTGATAATAATCCTGAACTTGTAAATGAATGGCTTGATAAAACTTCCTGA